The sequence AAATGTTACTACTATCTTATCTGGCTTCAGTAtattccctttttcctttcCACGAGAGAATATTTAAAGGTGGAAAATTGTAAGAATGCTAATTACCAAATGTAATTGTAATGCATTTTGTGTTCCTTAATAATTTTCTTGGATAATAAGAAAGAAGAGTAAGGCACCCTAAAAACAATAATTGTTTTCCAATCTATTGGAATAAGGCAAACACTAAGATGTATTTGTTTAAagaaagttatatatatatatatatatatataaaatagccAAATCTAAACAAATACAATTATGTTCTGCCTCTTCTCATCATAGTGGACATCATATACTAGATATACCATAAAAGACGTAGAATTAGATTTACTTTACCCGATCTTTGGGACAGaagattcttaaaataaaaaataaaaaaacttaacgGAATGTTTAGTCCTAGTTTTGGTTGTAAATTAGTTGTTGttacatattaaattttttgaaaagatgatTAAAATGGaagctttcattttttttaaagtatataaatttcaaaagttGTTATACCTACTAAGAAATAGCTATTATAAATTTACATCTATTTTACATAGGAATAGATTagttatttcttataaaataaaaaataaaaaatctaccaattattttttaacaaatcaaCTAGAAATTTGAAAGTGGGGAATATATGTTGAtttctgtggggcccaataatttatgggccaggcccacttgctcatggggagtccaaaggcctaAGCCGAAAAAGGTGATGACCCGAGCTCAAAAATATAAGGCAAAAATGGCCCGGAGacgcagccgaggacagtctagtcctcggcagacccaaagctccattgagaaaaggggtaaaaaagagatatatgaacaaatttgtaaggagatctaaaatatcttgggggaagttatccttactacccttcccagataagactctgcacctaacagagccgtattctgcagctttatcaaccatccccaacaattctgggattggactgatgggacaaatgtcagtcttgtaaaggttgaccctacacgtgaacgaaggacagcgaacgcaGGCTGGTacaaaagaagaagtaagtgaaCCTGGTAGGGGAactcccatcccacctccaaaaaagaaagactacatgggtgagaacacctcaacaacacctgagatcacagaaaaaacccatcgttgggtaaccggggtaagaccttaatggtcctcggatcaagtccgaggagtcccatcccataggatgcgacgccgtAGAGCTTAAATGTttaagcccaaatcctttttctacacgaattcctctaaaaccaagaccgggcatcgccccgtgaccaacggctagcttttcaaacccactctctacaaatcatattgtgagggatctttcatgtacgagcccaacatcattattgagCCGCAaaggaattgtgtccttacaatttcaatggggaaaaaaaaaatttcagattaaGATCtgattaagaaaataaaatacaaaataaaaaattagttttattttagagATTAAAATTTAGCTAATTAAACAATTGAAACATAAATTAACAAACAATGAACCTATGGTTTAGGTTCAAATTGATGAATCATGAATCCAAATGCTGGCTAGCTTAATTTGTTTGTAATTGGGTTAGTCCAGCCCATATTAGATTTATTGCCAATTGGGTTCCACAGCCCCATATGATAattataacccaaaaaaaaaaaaattgatatctgAAAGGTAAAGTACCGTGTAATACCAAAACGCAGTcgtttcattatttttttagcgCACTCAGTCTTTCGTGCTCGTCTTAACTCTTATATAATGCTAATTTGACTGCAGGATGCTTGGAACACGTCATTCGTATATGAAGTGTAAAATCATGGAGGTCTATAAGTCTGGTTCTTCTTGGCCATAaagtgtaaaatttattatatacttTAAAGGATTCAAAATAGGTGAGATAGTATCACTGAGCCAGAAAGAAGGTTCTTGATGAATGTGGAATGTGGTGGTTTTTCCAGTTATTTGAAGTTCTATGCATGCATGGACATTAACTCAAATTTTGTCCAGCCCCATGATTTTGTAGTCCTGTTCCAACATTTCTCCTCTGGCAGCTTGTCTTATATTTTCAATTCCACTGGAGTCCTGCCATTCTAGCCGAAGACCATTATTtgagaacttttttttcttgtgtgtTTATACATGTCACCTAACCATATTTCTTTAAAGCGAAAATCATCGAGAGTggcttcttaaaaataaataaataataaaaagaagcatTAATGTAATATGAACTCACAAAAGGTCTATGAGCTCACCCTCCATTCCATGCATTAAGCCAAGTTAATTGAGTAACATGCTTAAGCGATTCAATCCACGGAGTGGGATTAGAATCCTCTCCATTTGTTTTGGAATGGAGAGGATCCACTTCATGatgaagattttatttttcattaatctAAAGATGAATCTTAGTGCCATGTCATTTGAATttcattaaatcaaatgatgaatGATAGTTTATTTAAATGACATGACATTGTATTAACTTTTATATtcatgaaaaattaaatcttcaaTATGAAATAGAAGGGCTTAATTATACTACCAAGATCTGGACAAATACATTTTTCCCCCACAATAGGAAAAGTACTGTTGGACAAATACAATTCTGCTCACGATACATAATTGTCCTTTACAATTGACAAAAAACGCTCCCTAATATTCATGGTCTAAGTAGCTAACCAAATTAAGTGTAcaaaaccacccaaaaaaaaaaaaaaaacaataaaaagagaGGATATGAAGGTAGATGCTTCTCTAAACAGTTAGCACTTGGCACATAACAAGGATGCTAGAATCATCCTTTCCTTTTAGTCAAGCTTCGCCGTTCAGCCTCTCCCTCTGCAACCAGAACACAGAACTCTGAACCAAGCATCTCATGTATATCAAGATTCAGAGAGCTACTCAGGTTCATGGTATCCATGATCACTTCAATGGTTATATTGAAGCCTAAAATAGATAATACCCGGACAGCATTTGCAATCCGACATATGTTCTGCCTTGTCTCTATCGGAGTGTATGTTTGTTCTTGGTCTTCAAGACTAAtggaatttttattaaatttctgtTGCTCAGGTTTACTCACTTGATCCTCTACCATATCATCTTTGGCTTCAACATGTTCACCAACCCAAATGAATCCATTACACCCAAGTATTAAGTCAACTCCGTACTGTTCTAGATGGTGAAAATGCTGCTTGCGTCTCCTAACTAGATAAGGAGGAACTGTGAGCAATTGACCCCTCTCAAGCTGTCATGGAAAAATTACAATCATTAACATATAAAACGCTATGAAACTGAACTAACAACAGacacaacaaagaaaaagacaCTAGGAGCTATTGACTTGATCAATGGAAAAGTAAATTACTGCTAGAGAACCTTTAGCTGCTTCAATTCATCATGTGAATAAATTGATGCGCCACACACCTAGAGTTGCTCTAGAAGCAAAACCTCTAGCTCTAGAAATAAGAGTGGGATGGAATGCACttgctttttaaattttaggaagatcttataaaacaaaaactttatttCCTTGCACTACAAATTTCAACTATTAAGATACTTAATAGAAGGAACCTATCTGGAACTTTTTTCGTTAGTTTCAACTGCTCTTGCTTCTTCTATGTAAAACGGGCTAGTCAAACAATTGTTTCATTCTtcactttctagtttctacatCTGAACGTAGAAGTTATTAAATTATGAAGAAGACAAACCTTGCCATACTTTTGACTTCTTGCTTGGAGGTGTAAGCCATCATGCTGGATACCACGGACTTCAGCCTaggaaaaaagtaaaatttgtcaaaaaagatTGATCATTAATTCATGCTTGCTGGAATAGGTCAATGATAAGTATACAGGACTTACGCAAATAACATCATTCTCTTCAAAAATACTGCGCATGTTGAGTTCATCCAAAGCTGTTCGCCGCCTCTGCCAATCATAGTAGTAAAATCTGAGTGAGGCTGGCAAGTTTATCCAGGGAACAAAAACAGATCAACCAATGTCGCTTAAGTTTATGAACATATACAGTCAAGACATACACCATCCTTCATCCACATGTAAACATTTCAGGGTCAAAAGGACTCACTGACTTGATGACATGGAACCTCACCAAGGCAAGGCCCTTTGGACCTATACCTAGGGAGTAAACCTTGGATACATGACCCCACCCGCCAGAATCATGTATCAAATAATCCAAGGAATTCTTAGTGGGGATTCGACCAGGATGATTGGGTCTACACAAGCCTCCCCCCACTAGGCTACACCCTAATGGGTACAAGGACTCGCGGACTTGATATGCCTTCATACAAGCCATTGAATATAATTCATAGCATATAATGCCCTCACATAGCCTGCACTAAACACTTGTATGGTACCATACCAATTTATCACCCCACACAAAACACAGTTGGTGAAATTCTACCTAATAACGTTAAGTacacaatttcaatttttttaaataagtagacatgaaaaaaaaaaaattctactaagAATCCATAAGAAAGCTGTCTGATTTCAATAAACCAGGCACTGAGAACTGTTGTTATCCAACTCAAAATATCAGACAGCTTAACAGATAATTTCTACAGTACCATAAGGTGCAAACAAAAATATCCACTGCTTCTGAAAACTGATTCTCTTCACATAAATGTAGCTTTAACCCATGGAAATCATTCAGTCAAGCTCACCGCACTGCCATTTTATGAATGGTGAGGAAAAATAACAGAACTTTAAAACATGtgcacacaaaaacacaaacagaaaaaaaaaatgtggtaaGAGTAACAAGTTCACCtaaattgaactaaaaaaataactagTTAATATCTTTATATGCTGTCAAATTTTGTTCTGGAGACAATATATCAGTATTGGATGATTTCACATTTTATAACTGCAACCATTGCCACAAATCCATGTTATGCACTTTACTAAAAGGATACCTGGATACCATCAGGTAAGTTCATCGAAGAAAGCATCAAAACTGCATCCTGGCTATAATGTATATCCAGTCTCCAACGCTTTTGAGCAACCTGAACAAGTATATGTTAGAGAGAACGAAAAGAAATATCCTTTAacaaagctatatatatatatatatatagttttaccACTATTATGTATTAACTGAAATGAGTAGAATTTTATGTTGcatctatatattttattttaagaacataaaataattttcgtTAATGATCATAGCAAAGTAAAAACAATAAGATCATTACTTATATTGAtgaatatggtttttttttttttttttcaactaattttatagACTGCTCACCGAGGGAAAAAAGAACTTCATCAGACATGAAAATCATATTACAACAAGTTTTTGGACAAAACTTTTGTAGCAATAAGCCACTGCTGGTGACAAGAAATAGTCACAAAATGGCCTGCCATACAAATCTGGGACTTCTAACTAAAAGTAAGGGGAGAAAAAGTCGTGCAATGCGTCTAACTTTTAATTCCAAGGCAAAAGCAAATTCGCAtctactcactttttttttggatagatacACTAGATTTGTACTTATGATGCCTGCTCTATGATGATTATTCTTTTTCATCAGGCCAAGACACTAATTAGCTTATAGAGTAGGCGGGATTCAAACCCAAGTGCCTATTCTACAACaaaagactttaccaattgaactaacCAAAACCTACAATCACATTGCAGTATATTGCATGCTTACATGCCCCCTCAGCCACACATCATTAAAATAAGCACAATGTCATCAAGTACAACTACTCAGGAAAACAAAATGGAGCTGGGAATTAGTTCTGTTTTACCTCACTAACACGCCCTACTACGATATCTCCAACCTCTGGCTTGTACCTAATCATCATTCAAAATTCCCAATCATAACTAACCCCaataaattaccaaaacacaaaaaaaaaaagtacaattctATCAAATTGAACTGCAGGGCAATGTGAATGTGAGTGAGTGAGTAACTACCTAGCCCGCAACGCGCGGACATATACGAGCTTGTTCACACGCTCCACCACTCCGCAGAGCGTAGCAACCAATTCCCCATTGAGGTCCAAAGTTCCATGTCCccttaaaaaattcaacaaaatataaaattagctacataaatagaaaatacatacatatatatacacacacacatgaaaATTGAGAGTAAAGcgtagagagatagagaggtaCTTGAGAACGCCATCTTCGAGGTTGACAGGGATGGAGTCAGAAATGGAGACAGAGGcattggaattggaattggcTTTTGAAGAAAAAGACTCGAGCTTTTCGAGTGCTCTCTTCAAccttattttctgggtttggttcAACGATAGCTCTatttctctcatctctctcttcgtgctctctctctctttctctgcaaaaccctaaaccctagcTCTAGAGTGTGTTTctgaaaacatatttttcatggGCCGTGTTAGGGGCTTatatttttgggcttttggTGATGTTGACTACTCTTTTTGGCCCAAACATAAAGACTTGACCCAATAGCAAATCCAGTTGATCGTAAGGATATTActatattttagcaaaaattaaaattaaaaattaaaaaataggaTTTATATTTTGGTGTGGAAATTTGCTTTGGTAGAGATAATCTCAATAGATGGTATCTTAATAATTTTAGAGAAGAAATTTTTGGTTCCCTCCAATATCTCAAATAAGCTTAGATTTTAAAAGATACCAagatttccatttttttttttagaagcatAACGAGAATTCCTCAAACCcactaaataaaaattcaaacaatcattcatatatatttttggtcacataatttatttaataagtcaAATaagttgtttaaataatttaatacatactatgatttaataaatataaattgcCACATAATAAATTGGAAAAAGATTCTTACAAAACGGTTTGAAGGAGTCCATTCAAAATTTGGGTTAGGAATTTTGAGAACTTATAAATTCGATCATGGATCCATTTGATGATTTGATCTCCTAAGTGGGCCTGCTAGGAAGCTGTGCCACTCTTCTTTCAATTCTTGTGCAAAAAAGATTTTGCAAACATTGAGTACATGGGCTGAAACCAAATAAAGAAAAGCCCAACACGGTTCAAGGGGGCATGTAAAGCTTATGCTATAAGGCTGGGTGTAGACACGTACTGCAGCCCcaagacaaaaattttaaataaataaaaaaaaagtagaaagagacaaataaattaaattccacCTAATGCAAACAGCAAAAGACAAATAActttttttgattaatttttatgtGTTCTAGACTTTTCGATAATTTTAACCATTGCACGTATACAATAAGTGAAGCTCACGTACGGCGTACCACACTGTTACAAACTACTAGTACAGGGACCGtatcataataataatggtAATCACATAAATACAACAACGACGTGACGTGACTACACTTCACAACAATTAAGTGGACTAGCtctgtttttatttatagtaatgTTACGTTAAAGGCTTAAAGCTGCATTATTCCATTTCTTTGGTCCCAGAACAAGGTAATGTGTACAAATGGCCCAATCAAACACATACAAAAGCAATGTACAGTATAAGACAAAGGCAACACTATCAAAATTCTAGAAATTGGGTTCGGTCCACACCACTTAAAGCTTATTTGGACTATCACTCAAAGAACAGCCATTATTTGTGATTGATGCCGACGACGAAGAAAGTATAAACGTTTCAACACGTCGGTGTTTGTTGTAACTTGTacttttaatcaaaattaattaacgTCTAATAAGCCAATATAGTATTCTTAATATGAAACCAAAATGGCCCCCAACTTAGCTTGCAGATTGaactcttcttttttaatatcgGCGCGTGGGTCTCATGATTTTGGGTTCACGAAAGAAAGAATGTATACATCCAATCCAATGCATGTGATGATTATTGGGTAGGTAGAGGTGTCTAAAACTGCATGtagttcattaatatttctAAATAAGAGTAATTTTAGGGGCaccaattttttaataatttttctttttaattactGGCATGACAAATTATGCTTTGGTAACATCATTTTTACATGAGTCTAAtactgacattatttttactaGTGTGTaacacaattaaaaacaatcacaatttcatggtttaaattatatatatttttttagaagatgttTAAATTATACAGGGTATTAACTTATACCTTTTTGAAccataaatttctaaaatatataataatttctcattgtaaggaccagatttaaCTTCTTAGCCCAACAAATAGATGGACTAaggcccaaaaaacccaaaataatgaatttgtagagaatggattGGAAAACTGAGCTCTAATGAATTATACTTACACAAAAGTAGGTTTAAATGACAAGAAGATGTAAATGAACAGGtttataatgaagaaaatcgtcctcggcaaagTCTAAGGAGATctgtttcttatatatttctttcaaatttgattac is a genomic window of Quercus lobata isolate SW786 chromosome 2, ValleyOak3.0 Primary Assembly, whole genome shotgun sequence containing:
- the LOC115973870 gene encoding exosome complex component RRP4 homolog, with the protein product MREIELSLNQTQKIRLKRALEKLESFSSKANSNSNASVSISDSIPVNLEDGVLKGHGTLDLNGELVATLCGVVERVNKLVYVRALRARYKPEVGDIVVGRVSEVAQKRWRLDIHYSQDAVLMLSSMNLPDGIQRRRTALDELNMRSIFEENDVICAEVRGIQHDGLHLQARSQKYGKLERGQLLTVPPYLVRRRKQHFHHLEQYGVDLILGCNGFIWVGEHVEAKDDMVEDQVSKPEQQKFNKNSISLEDQEQTYTPIETRQNICRIANAVRVLSILGFNITIEVIMDTMNLSSSLNLDIHEMLGSEFCVLVAEGEAERRSLTKRKG